From the Candida dubliniensis CD36 chromosome 2, complete sequence genome, the window TGTAATCTGCTTCAAATGCTGTTCTAATGAATACAAGTAGGCTTATTAAGCGTATTCTAccttatttgaaatttgccGCTGTTAGttattttcaactttaCACAGAAAGGTTTTGCAACCAACTTTGATTTGCTACactaaataattctttatatttgcgacaaaatttacaaaactATATAAACTCCTGTTGGCgcccaatttttttttgcaattttccaccacttttttttttcttcttttcatttACAATCAACTTTCAAAATCcatttcattcattcaagGAACCAGGAGTCTTATCTCTTATATGGAAGCTTGTTGGAGCATCATTATGCGattaaaaatacaaatcaaaaatataaaaatataaataatagattaaaaaaaaaatacaaagaAAGAACGCATAATAGggttattgttatataaAATAAGACTCCTCAAGCggttaataaaatcaacatcatcaggTAACAATATGGATAACCATGGCGCTATTCACTGCTGCTGTTTGGATTGTTATTGGAGCATCATTATgtggaaaagaaacaaatcaataatataaaaatataaattaaaatgaaaagaatactaaaaaaaaacacataATAGAAGTATTGTTATATTAAATAAGTCTACTGAAACCGCTATTGAAACTACATCCATTCATGGCGGATCCAAAGCATGCAGGGAGAAACTATCGTTTGGATATTTATTGGAGCATCATTATGaggaaaagaaaccaaataaataataaaaaaatgaaacaaaaacaaaaaaaaaaaagcataAAAAACCTCATAataaagttgttgttataaattaaaagacTCCTAAAGCGTGTTACCAAATCCATGTCCATTCAGAAAGTAGATGAATAACCAAGGCTCTTTCCACTGTTActtgaatttttattggAGCACAATATGCGGTTAAAAacacaaatacaaatataaaatgcaaatcaaaatcaaaaaaaaatacaaattaaaaaaacgCATAGTACAACTAATGGTATATCAGATAAGACTCCTCatgttgattttaaagCCAATTCTATAAACTGATTCTCTTAACTTGCCTGGAACCTATTATTTGAATACTTGTTGGAGCACATTatgcaaaaaaatacaaaatcaaaactaaaaaaatataatcaaatataaaaaatcaaaaacaaaatgcaTAATAGATTTGTTATATGATTAGACTCCTGAAgtagatttgaaaattgatattattattcccTAGTCATAAATTCACGTTaagaataaattaaaactaaCTGTCCAATCACGTATAAAACTGTccaatcaatattaaataCAAACCTCCCTAGAAATTGAAGTTCCCTGCTGAAGCTGCTAATCATAATTAAAACCTATCCTTACATTCActattgaatcaatatattACCAAGGTATTgcttaataatttataaaagaTTCTATATTATCAAACtgtcaaataaaaaaggaaCCAAAAAAGATGCAAAAAcgtaaaacaaaataaaaaagatgcaaaaatgcaaaacaaatataaaaaaagacaTAAGAGTATAAAACAAGCTATAAAGAAGTATAATATAAGACataaaaaatagaaaaaagatcaaaaacgatcaaaaaaagataaaagaatataaaaaagaattaaaaaagataacaacaaataataagtTGCTGCTGTATTATATTGGTCTTCAAAAGCTGATTATAAAACCTTGTGTGCTAGCTTAAAAGGTCTTGATATATATTACTTGTATATTATGTATAGGATACGATATTCTGGGGGATAGGAGATACGATGTTATGAATGGTGCTATTTGGGAGGAAGAAGTAGGTCCGAGGAAGACGTAGTTGGTGATCCACGGATTCGAAACTCTTCTCATAGTGCAGCGCATCTCTCATAAGCAGGGCGTTAGGTACAAAGTGGAGGTACGAGAGCCACCGCTGGGACGGTTTGATCCTATCCTGGGGTACGGTTGCGCCGGTTGCCAACATTTGTACCTTCTCTAGCGCCAACACACATCATGGGACTGGTCTACCCTTGGCCAGAAAGGCTGGGCTGCTGGGAACAATAAGTTCAAAGCCAGTGCCACCAAGGGCTAGGGTTGGGGTTAGGGtcagagccagagccagagccagagccagagccagagccagagccagagccagagccagagccagagccagagccagagccaggGTCAAAGGCCGATGTCCCTAAGCTCAAGGGAAATGGCCAATCCCAGAGCATGGGTCTAAAGCCAGAGTCCATAATATGGCTAACTTGGTAACAATACCAGGAGCCAGGGCTAGTATTCTGGCCCACCCTACAAGAGGCTCAAGGTTGATGGGTACCAATTCACCACTGGCAACATAGTTGGCCCTGCTGCCTAGTCCAGTTCCGAGGTTATCGTCTGGTAAACAAACCAGAGTATATTACAGGCCAGTTTACAAATTGGTCCTAATACTGGTTGAATTGTTGCTGCCAGTTCTCTGCCTCAGCCAAAGGTACGACCAAGGAGAAGGAGTAAAATTCACGGACCAGTTCAACTGTTTTGTTGTGCTGAGGTGTTGGAATTGCCTCGGTATACCCAGGTAGagacaaaaagaaatataaatcCTAGAATTCGTCTATGACTGCTAAGGCAAGTGCAAACCAAGATCTCCAACTTTTAGGACGAAACCTACGGCCAGTgcaacaaattgattttgggGTCAAACCTACTGTAGTGCTGGAACTTTTCCAGGCTTAGCAAAAGATAAGCAAAGAATGTGGAAAGAAATATTTGTATTGTCAAGGTAATAAATCTTCTCTCATGTGTACAGATGACAGTGTTATTATAACTGAGAAGGTTATCCTATTTactttaaaaatattatacTAATTCATATTTTCATCGAATCTGTTAGTGCTATAATGTTAGGTTTACATTTAtccaaaatttcattatagTAAAGCCCAAAGCAAAATGGGATGGCTAACTCTAATAGCAACATGCATTTGCTTGTACCATCTCGCTATAAGGGTTCACATTTATCCAAGTATGTAACTAAATTTTAGGCCCATTATTTTTCTATCTCGCATCCTAGGTAGGTTCTCTTTAGTTCACATCTCTAATTGCAGTGTTCTCTTTTAAAATAGAAATAGGACAATTTCTGTGACCTGTGAAAGGACACACTGACCTAATTTGTAGTACATGATTGTACATTGACATAAGAAAGACATATAGTAGACCTTAGTCCAATAAAGTTAGTTTCAAAAAGTTTCATCACTATcatattgatcaatatcCTCCAATGTGTTGTCTTTACTGGATTCGAAGCCATCTCTTGAACTACCCATTTCTTGCGAATTGATCAGGATTCCCTCATTGCTGTCATTATCCTCtgtttcattaatattgtACATCATAACCGATTTGCTATCATCCACACTTGTAGACATTAATGTACGCCTTGTAATGGTATTTTCAAGATTGCTTAATCTTGTCAAAATCTCGTCAGTGACTGTGCCATAATtattgtggttgtggttgcCAGAATAGGGAGTTGAGAATATAattgatggtgatgattgTTGCTTCAGGTTTTGAATATTCTGTAAtggttgctgttgctgttgtgcCTGTGTTTGTCTTGGTACAGCAAATGGTTGTTGAAGAAACTTTCTTGAGATTACTCTTTCGCTAGTATTTGTTCGTACCTTTTCTATTTTACCACCATACCTCTTATTAAGTAACtcattaatgaaaaaagaatcagTCGAAGCCGTACGTATATTTCCCCCATTCAATGTACTCAAAGATTGATACTTGTTGGAACGACGGCTCAATCTTCTTTTAGTACTTCGTCCCATGAAATTACTTTCGCCATCAATCTCATGCCCAATCCCATGTATGTTATCTTCCTcttgtttcaaaaatgtaaaattctttaattctGAAGAAGGTTGATTGTGGAAACTTTTAGATTTTATTAGTTCATATCCAAATAGCATAAATATAATAggtattttaaaaatatgCAAGAAACTGTTAGTCCAATTATTCTGATTATTCAACCTTGCCattttaaaatataatattaaattggTTGTTTTAAAATAGTTAAACTCTTCTTGATTGCTATCTCTTACCTTTGCAAATACACCACTCAAACAAATAGCCAATATCGTGCCGACAATAAActgaattaaaaataaataaccCATTAGGGTGACTTTTCCCAACGTGTTATAATTTTCCCAATTATTCCATACTGAGGGAgtaaatccaaaaaaaattttgacCATATCGAATAATATTTCGCCTTTGGCTTGGTTAATGCTTAGGGTTAAAAAGCTGAAATAAAACCCACTGATCAAcgtgaaaaagaaaaagatcaaTCCAACCAAGTTCCAGATCATTTTATTGAATGATAAtacaattaaattaaaaaatttataattattaaaaatcGAAAGTATTCGAggaaataatataattccAATTAAACTGAAAACATCGGGAAAATAGGGAGTATTGGCCATCTTCAAAACAAATGATAAGTCGATtaagaaaatcaaacaaaaatcaatataattcCAAATTATAGTTTTCATAAATTGCCATTCTATATTATACAATTTcataattaattcaatattaaaaCTTAAACCAATGACCCAAAATAAAGACCCACTTCCCATAGGGTTGCCAAAAATCAACAGAAAATAAAAGATCAGtaacattatcaatttgaaatttatcaCAATAGATTGATATTTCGGCACAGTGTTTGCCCgtttaattatttgtttatatgATATTCT encodes:
- a CDS encoding cation channel family transporter, putative, with the translated sequence MFRHHRDVSSHLIRQHDFRDDYYKIQKLINDKVQLSLKYEQLKSPEIHSTLMKPITDEILRVSELSLSPPAAYVQHDIQPEILGSSSLAVTERRDSRLGRAAAYTALDAVSTRAIEGPRQKVSHNVIFTLLLLRYEYLIQSENNLVCFDLLITKATVCELLSIRMLREYKSLNRVNMLFIKPLYEVDRQHNFNTLELCVLCNAKKFLSQPIIVRILERFYNGELINNESSHITGSGISYTDDEKGLLELDCVTDYQFRRISYKQIIKRANTVPKYQSIVINFKLIMLSIFYFSLIFGNPMGSGSLFWVIGLSFNIELIMKLYNIEWQFMKTIIWNYIDFCLIFLIDLSFVLKMANTPYFPDVFSLIGIILFPRILSIFNNYKFFNLIVLSFNKMIWNLVGLIFFFFTLISGFYFSFLTLSINQAKGEILFDMVKIFFGFTPSVWNNWENYNTLGKVTLMGYLFLIQFIVGTILAICLSGVFAKVRDSNQEEFNYFKTTNLILYFKMARLNNQNNWTNSFLHIFKIPIIFMLFGYELIKSKSFHNQPSSELKNFTFLKQEEDNIHGIGHEIDGESNFMGRSTKRRLSRRSNKYQSLSTLNGGNIRTASTDSFFINELLNKRYGGKIEKVRTNTSERVISRKFLQQPFAVPRQTQAQQQQQPLQNIQNSKQQSSPSIIFSTPYSGNHNHNNYGTVTDEILTRLSNLENTITRRTLMSTSVDDSKSVMMYNINETEDNDSNEGISINSQEMGSSRDGFESSKDNTLEDIDQYDSDETF